The following coding sequences are from one Acidobacteriota bacterium window:
- the prfC gene encoding peptide chain release factor 3 — translation MLGTSIEQKADPSAERKTPAQRGRRTFAIISHPDAGKTTLTEKLLLYGGAIREAGAVKNRRAERAATSDWMELERQRGISITSTVLQFEYDGFHLNLLDTPGHHDFSEDTYRTLAAADNAVMLVDAGKGLETQTRKLFEVCRLRDIPIFTFINKLDRPARHPMELIDEIEMELGLKVFAVTWPIGDGDTFRGIYNRMTGNVHLYDRNPRGRKQAEETIIALDDPRLTTFIDEKELQQLRDELELLDGAGSSLDRELILSGQKSPVFFGSAMTNFGVEPFLDAFLDMSAPPGAHKSNLGLIEPTYPEFTGFVFKLQANMDPRHRDTLAFVRVCSGQFEKDMNVTNARTGKKVRLTRPQKVFARDRESLEEAFAGDVIGLSNPGAFTIGDTLYTGPRVVFPPIPSFSPELFAKLRNTNSSLAKKFVKGVAQLQEEKAIQILQPYHGGSSQEPVLAAVGELQFEVAQYRLRTEYGVETRLDRLSFVAARWVNVDWNDLLAVDGLSETDLYKDQNDRPVLLFRSRWHLQQIEKDHPHLKLSLTDQPMEPAS, via the coding sequence ATGCTCGGAACATCCATTGAACAAAAAGCCGACCCGTCGGCCGAACGCAAAACGCCCGCTCAGCGAGGGCGGCGGACGTTTGCGATCATTTCGCATCCCGATGCCGGTAAGACCACGCTGACCGAAAAGCTCTTGCTTTACGGCGGTGCGATCCGCGAAGCGGGTGCGGTAAAGAACCGCCGTGCCGAACGAGCCGCCACCTCGGACTGGATGGAGCTTGAAAGGCAACGTGGCATCTCGATCACATCCACGGTTTTGCAGTTTGAGTACGACGGCTTTCACCTCAACCTGCTCGACACACCCGGCCACCACGACTTCAGTGAAGACACTTACCGGACGCTGGCCGCTGCCGACAACGCGGTGATGCTTGTGGACGCCGGAAAGGGGCTCGAGACGCAGACCCGCAAGCTCTTTGAGGTTTGCCGGCTCCGCGATATCCCAATCTTCACCTTCATCAACAAGCTCGACCGCCCCGCACGGCACCCGATGGAACTGATCGATGAGATCGAGATGGAACTCGGCCTGAAAGTCTTCGCGGTGACCTGGCCGATCGGCGACGGCGACACCTTTCGCGGCATCTACAACCGGATGACCGGAAACGTGCACTTGTACGACCGCAATCCGCGTGGCCGGAAGCAGGCCGAGGAGACGATCATCGCGCTCGATGATCCGCGGCTCACGACATTCATCGATGAGAAAGAGCTTCAGCAGTTGCGAGATGAGCTTGAGTTACTTGATGGTGCAGGATCATCGCTCGACCGCGAACTTATCCTCAGCGGCCAGAAGTCTCCGGTCTTTTTCGGGAGTGCGATGACGAATTTCGGTGTCGAGCCATTCCTCGATGCCTTTCTCGATATGTCCGCACCGCCGGGCGCTCATAAGAGCAATTTGGGCTTGATCGAACCCACGTACCCGGAATTCACCGGCTTTGTCTTCAAGCTGCAGGCGAATATGGACCCGCGACACCGCGACACTCTGGCATTCGTCCGCGTTTGTTCGGGCCAGTTTGAAAAGGACATGAATGTGACGAATGCGCGGACGGGCAAGAAGGTGCGGCTTACGCGGCCTCAAAAGGTCTTCGCCCGCGACCGCGAATCGCTCGAAGAGGCTTTCGCCGGCGACGTCATCGGCCTTAGCAATCCCGGGGCTTTCACCATCGGCGATACCCTATATACCGGGCCGCGGGTCGTCTTTCCGCCGATTCCTTCGTTCTCGCCGGAGCTTTTTGCCAAGCTCAGGAATACTAATTCATCGCTTGCCAAGAAATTTGTGAAGGGCGTTGCCCAGTTGCAAGAGGAAAAGGCGATCCAGATCCTGCAGCCCTATCACGGCGGATCCTCGCAGGAACCGGTGCTTGCCGCGGTCGGCGAGCTTCAGTTCGAGGTCGCTCAGTATCGACTCCGGACCGAGTACGGCGTCGAAACGCGGCTCGATCGACTTTCTTTCGTCGCAGCCCGATGGGTCAATGTCGATTGGAACGACCTGCTCGCAGTGGACGGCCTTTCCGAAACCGACCTTTACAAAGACCAGAATGACCGGCCGGTTCTCCTCTTCCGCAGCCGTTGGCACCTGCAGCAGATCGAGAAAGACCATCCGCACCTCAAACTCTCGCTGACCGACCAGCCGATGGAGCCTGCCTCGTGA
- the ispH gene encoding 4-hydroxy-3-methylbut-2-enyl diphosphate reductase, translated as MKVLIADEYGFCFGVERAVEMVEESVQKGETVRTLGPLIHNEQEMKRLATEGVATISEPVQITRSETAVIRAHGVTPDVQKALEEQAGKVVDATCPFVTRVQRLASRAAAQDRHVVIVGSSDHPEMIGVKGYAPDHAFIIKDETEVATLPWLRNPLVVSQTTIKAKTFFDTAEAVKTRTDDEVEVVNTICSATRDRQDAARALSGMVDAFYVIGATHSSNSVKLHGVCKESCEKSFLIETEDDINPEDLVGVKTVGVTAGASTPEWLIKRVVKRLESLGAEEEKNMGLK; from the coding sequence ATGAAAGTTCTAATTGCGGACGAATACGGATTTTGCTTTGGGGTCGAGCGGGCGGTCGAGATGGTCGAGGAGTCTGTCCAGAAGGGCGAGACGGTCCGGACGCTCGGGCCGCTCATCCACAATGAGCAGGAGATGAAGCGGCTGGCCACCGAAGGCGTCGCGACCATCAGCGAGCCGGTGCAGATCACCCGCAGCGAGACTGCCGTTATCCGCGCCCACGGCGTTACGCCGGATGTTCAGAAGGCACTCGAGGAGCAGGCCGGTAAGGTCGTCGATGCGACCTGCCCGTTTGTCACCCGTGTTCAGCGGCTTGCCTCGCGAGCGGCCGCACAGGACCGCCACGTCGTCATCGTCGGCAGTTCCGACCACCCAGAGATGATCGGCGTCAAAGGGTATGCTCCCGACCACGCTTTCATTATCAAAGACGAGACCGAGGTTGCAACGCTCCCGTGGCTTCGCAATCCGCTCGTCGTCTCACAAACGACCATCAAGGCAAAAACATTTTTCGACACCGCCGAGGCCGTAAAGACCAGGACCGACGACGAGGTCGAGGTGGTCAACACCATCTGCTCCGCGACCCGCGATCGGCAAGACGCTGCCCGTGCACTCTCGGGAATGGTCGATGCTTTTTACGTAATCGGCGCGACTCACTCGTCAAACAGCGTAAAGCTGCATGGTGTCTGTAAAGAAAGCTGCGAGAAGAGTTTCCTGATCGAGACGGAAGATGACATCAACCCCGAAGACCTCGTGGGCGTCAAAACCGTGGGCGTTACCGCGGGAGCCTCAACGCCCGAGTGGCTGATAAAACGGGTCGTCAAACGGCTCGAATCGCTCGGGGCCGAAGAGGAAAAGAACATGGGGTTGAAATAG
- a CDS encoding LysM peptidoglycan-binding domain-containing protein encodes MKKIVNGTLLAGVAAMMLLALGTDVLAQRSQNFRVDAGTRFRVRMNETLSSKTARVGDKFATTVREPVYSTNGVVVIPVGSEVIGRVDAVRKAERGGDPGTIDVSFTEVKLPNGTKRAINGSLTDLVSDDAKSDTEGTASGDKMKNRKIIFIGGGGAGGAVLGAAIGGGKGALIGGIIGAGAGLLGERLTKGEDAEVKSGTEFGVYLNRAITLPRFTEVGTEEGRYEVPPGARTYIVRPGDTLGSISRQFYGTSARYMDIYNANRDRLSSPNSVTVGQTLIIP; translated from the coding sequence ATGAAGAAAATTGTAAATGGAACCTTGCTTGCCGGCGTGGCGGCGATGATGTTGTTGGCGCTCGGCACGGATGTGCTTGCGCAGCGTTCGCAGAACTTTCGAGTCGATGCCGGAACGCGTTTCCGCGTGCGGATGAACGAAACGCTTAGCTCGAAGACGGCCCGCGTCGGAGACAAATTTGCAACCACCGTCCGGGAGCCGGTCTATTCGACAAATGGCGTTGTCGTTATCCCGGTCGGGAGCGAGGTCATCGGCCGGGTCGATGCTGTAAGGAAGGCCGAACGCGGCGGCGACCCCGGCACGATCGACGTCAGCTTTACAGAGGTGAAACTGCCGAACGGGACAAAGCGTGCGATCAACGGCTCGCTTACAGATCTCGTCAGCGATGACGCCAAGAGCGACACCGAAGGCACGGCAAGCGGCGACAAGATGAAGAATCGCAAGATCATCTTCATCGGCGGCGGTGGTGCTGGCGGTGCTGTGCTTGGAGCGGCGATCGGCGGCGGCAAGGGCGCTCTGATCGGCGGAATAATCGGGGCCGGAGCCGGCTTGCTAGGCGAGCGGCTTACCAAAGGCGAGGATGCCGAGGTCAAATCGGGAACCGAGTTCGGGGTTTACCTGAACCGTGCGATCACGCTGCCGCGGTTCACCGAGGTCGGCACCGAGGAGGGCCGGTATGAAGTTCCGCCGGGTGCGAGGACCTATATTGTTCGGCCGGGCGACACACTCGGCTCGATCAGCCGCCAGTTCTACGGAACCTCGGCCCGCTATATGGACATCTACAACGCCAACCGCGACCGGCTTTCGAGCCCGAACAGCGTAACTGTCGGGCAGACCCTGATCATTCCGTAA